From the Paraflavitalea soli genome, the window GACCTGGCCAAAGTAGTAAAGCAAGGCGTATGGGACAATGACCTGGTGGGACTGATCTTTAATACCATTGGTGTGAGCGATGGCATCAGCAACGGAACAGAAGGTATGCGTTACTCCCTCGTGAGCCGCGATATTATAGCCGACTCTATTGAAGCCGTATGCGGCGCTCAGTATTATGATGGCGTGATTGCCTTACCCGGTTGCGATAAGAACATGCCCGGATCACTGATTGCCATGGGCAGGTTGAACCGCCCGGCCATCATGGTCTACGGTGGCACCATCGCTCCCGGTCATTACAAAGGACAAGACCTGAATATCGTTTCTTCTTTCGAAGCATTGGGACAAAAGATAGCAGGCAATCTTTCCGAAGAAGATTTCAAGGGTATCGTACGCCATTCCTGCCCCGGTGCAGGCGCCTGTGGTGGTATGTATACCGCCAATACCATGGCTTCTGCTATTGAAGCATTGGGTATGAGCCTGCCTTACTCTTCTTCCAATCCTGCCCTGAGCGAAGACAAGCAGAAAGAATGTATAGAAGCAGGTAAAGCCATCCGACTCCTGCTGGAAAAAGACATCAAGCCCAAAGACATCATGACACGTAAGGCATTTGAAAATGCCATCACCGTCATCATGATCCTCGGAGGCAGCACCAACGCCGTGTTGCACCTCATCGCCATGGCCAAGAGCGTGGATGTGCCCCTTACACAGGATGATTTCCAGGCCATCAGCAATAAGATACCCGTATTGGCCGACTTTAAGCCCAGTGGTAAATACCTCATGCAGGACCTGCACCAGTATGGTGGTGTACCTGCTGTCATGAAATATTTGTTGAAGAAAGGACTCCTCCATGGTGATTGCCTTACCGTAACCGGTAAAACACTGGCAGAGAACCTGGCCGAAGCACCTGATCTCGATTTCGATCAGCAGAAAATAATCCTTCCCCTCGAAACACCGATCAAGCAAACAGGCCACTTGCAAATACTCTACGGCAACCTGGCCGAAAAGGGTAGTGTAGCCAAGATCAGCGGTAAAGAAGGCGAGCGCTTTGAAGGTCCCGCCCGTGTATTCGATGGCGAGTTTGAGCTCATCAAGGGTATCAACACCGGTAAGATCAAAGCTGGCGATGTAGTGGTGATCCGTCACGTAGGCCCTAAAGGAGCACCCGGTATGCCCGAAATGTTGAAACCAACTTCCGCCATTATCGGTGCTGGTCTGGGTAAAAGCATTGCCCTCATCACCGATGGACGCTTTAGCGGCGGTACCCATGGATTTGTGGTAGGCCATATTACCCCCGAAGCATTTGAAGGTGGATTGATCGCACTGGTACAGGACGAAGATATTATTGAACTCGATGCTACCAAAAATACCATCGTGCTCAAAGTGCCTGATAACATTATCGCTGAGCGCAGGGCTAAGTGGGCACAACCCGCCCTCAAGGTCACCAAAGGCCTCCTGTTCAAATATGCCAAAAGCGTAAAGGATGCCTCTGAAGGTTGCGTGACCGACGAAAACTAAGATACTAAGGGTGGGTCGCCCTACAAAGGCGGCTCACCCGGCTAACATACGAATAGAACCTTAAAAGAAAATATTATGAGCAGTACAATCGAAATGGCGCCCAAAAAGATCCAGACAAAAGACAAGGCTACCAGCCTTAGCGGTTCGCAGGCTGTACTGGAAGCCTTTCTGGCCGAAGGGGTAGATACCATCTTTGGTTATCCCGGTGGCGCCATCATGCCTATCTATGATGCCTTATACGATTACCAGGAACGACTGAACCATATACTCGTGCGCCATGAGCAGGGAGGCATCCATGCTGCCCAGGGTTATGCACGTACTTCTGGTCGCACAGGCGTAGTATTTGCCACCAGCGGTCCCGGCGCTACCAACCTCGTCACCGGTTTGGCAGATGCCATGATCGATAGTACCCCACTCGTTTGTATCACCGGACAGGTATTTGCTCACCTGTTGGGTACCGATGCCTTTCAGGAAACCGATGTGATCAATATTACCACCCCTGTTACCAAATGGAACTACCAGGTAACAGATGCTACCGAAATACCGTCTGTATTGGCCAAGGCCTTTTACATTGCCAAAAGCGGCAGGCCCGGCCCCGTATTGATCGATATTACCAAGAATGCACAGATACAGAAATTCGATTATGAAGGATATGAGAAATGCAACCATATCCGCAGCTATCGTCCCAAGCCCATCGTGCGCAAGGAATATGTAGAGCAGGCTGCTAAAATGATCAATGAAGCAGAGCGACCCTTTGTGATCTTTGGTCAGGGTGTTATACTTGGCAAAGCCGAAACCGAATTCCTGAAATTCATTGAGAAAGCCGGTATCCCTACTGCCTGGACCATCCTGGGCGAAAGCGCTATTCCAACCGACCACCCACTGGCCGTTGGTATGCTGGGTATGCACGGTAACTATGGCCCCAATGTATTGACCAACGAGTGCGATGTCCTCATTGCCATCGGTATGCGGTTCGATGACCGTGTTACCGGAAGGCTCGACAAATACGCCCGCCAGGCCAAAGTGATCCACCTCGATATTGACCCCGCCGAGATTGATAAGAATGTAAAATCTGCCGTACCTGTATGGGGTGATTGCAAAGAAACATTGCCCCTGCTTACCGAATTGATAGCGCCAAAAGTATATCCCCAATGGCTGCAGAAATTCCGGGAGTATCAGCAACAGGAAGAAGAGACCTGTATCAATCCCGAACTCAATCCCACTTCCGATGAAATGACCATGGGAGAGGTGATCAGGACCTTAAATGAGCTCACAGGTGGCGATGCTGTCATTGTTACCGACGTAGGTCAGCACCAGATGGTAGCCTGCCGCTATGCGAAGTTCACACAGTCTAAGAGCAATGTGACCTCCGGTGGATTGGGTACCATGGGTTTTGCCTTACCCGCAGCCGTGGGTGCCAAGTTTGGCGCTCCCAGCCGTACCGTAGTAGCCATCATTGGCGATGGTGGTTTCCAGATGACCCTGCAGGAACTGGGTACCATTATGCAGTTTGATGTGGATGTAAAAATATTGATCCTCAACAACCAGTTCCTCGGTATGGTGCGCCAGTGGCAGCAGCTTTTCCACGACAAGCGTTATTCCTTTGTCAACATCACCAGTCCCGATTTTGTACAGGTGGCCAAAGGGTATCGTATTGAAGGCAACAGCATCTCCGAACGAGATAAGTTGAAAGCTGCTGTAAAGACCATGCTGGACCATAAGGGCGCTTACCTGCTCGAAGTGATGGTAGGAAAGGAAAACAACGTATTCCCCATGGTGCCACAGGGCTGCAGCGTTGCAGAGATCAGACTTAAATAAAAATTTGTAGCATAAAAGTACCGACATGTCAAAGCAGGAATTCACAGTAACCGTTTATACAGAGAACCAGATCGGTTTACTGAACCGTATTGCCATTATTTTCTCCCGTCGTAAGATCAATATCGAAAGCCTCAATACCTCACCCAGTGAAGTGGAAGGCATTCACCGTTTTACCATCGTGATCAATGAAGTGGAAGAAGTAGTGAAAAAGCTGGCCCGCCAGATCGAAAAGCAGGTAGAAGTATTAAAAGCTTACTACAATACCAATGAGGAGATCGTGTGGCAGGAACTGGCCATGTATAAAGTGCCTACTGATGAAATTGCCGAAAAGGTAAAAGTGGAAAGGTTATTGCGTGAATACGGCGCCCGTGCTGTAGTGATCCGTAAGGACTATACAATTTTTGAGACTACCGGTCAGCGAGAGGAAACTGATAAGCTCATTTCCGTACTGGAGCCTTATGGCCTCATTGAGTTTGTACGCAGTGCACGTGTGGCCATCATCAAAGCCAGCAGTGGTTTCCATGAGAAGCTCAAGGAGTTTGAACAAACAGAGCCCGGCGAAGAAGTAATAGAAAATGAATTCCTGGATAAGCAGGATGAAGTGTTCACCATGTAAGTTTACCAGGGTGGGTCGCCTTCTTAAGGCGGCTCACCCGATCCCAAAAGAAACAATCAACATTCATAAAGTAGTTCCAAACAAAAAACTAAAAACCATAAACATTTAAAGATGGCAAAGTTAAATTTCGGCGGTGTGGAAGAAAACGTAGTAACCCGTGAAGAGTTCCCACTGGCCAAAGCGCAAGCTGTATTGAAAAATGAAGTAGTGGCAGTAATTGGCTATGGCGTACAAGGCCCCGGTCAGGCACTGAACCAAAAAGATAATGGTATCAACGTGATCGTTGGACAACGTAAGAATTCCAAAACCTGGGATAAAGCCGTACGCGATGGATTTGTACCTGGTGAAACACTGTTCGAAATAGAAGAAGCTTTGCAACGCGGTACTGTTATTTGCTACCTGCTCAGCGATGCTGCCCAGATTGCGCTGTGGCCTACTGTGCAAAAGCACCTGACACCCGGCAAAGCCCTTTACTTCTCTCATGGTTTTGGTATCACCTTCAATGAGCAAACAGGTATCGTTCCTCCCAAGGATGTAGACGTATTCCTCGTAGCTCCCAAAGGTTCCGGTACTTCCCTGCGCCGTATGTTCCTGCAAGGTCGTGGTCTCAACAGTAGCTACGCCATTTTCCAGGATGCAACCGGTAAAGCAAAAGAAAGAGTAATTGCCCTCGGTATTGCCGTAGGTAGCGGTTACCTGTTTGAAACTGATTTCAGGAAAGAAGTATATTCTGACCTTACCGGCGAAAGAGGTACACTCATGGGTGCTATCCAGGGTATCTTCGCTGCCCAATATGAAGTATTGCGCAAAAAAGGACATACCCCTTCCGAAGCATTCAACGAAACCGTTGAAGAGCTTACACAATCCCTCATGCCCCTGGTAGCCGAGAATGGTATGGATTGGATGTATGCCAACTGCTCTACTACCGCACAACGTGGTGCACTCGACTGGTGGAAGAAATTCCGTGATGCTACTTTACCTGTATTCACTGAATTGTATGAAAGCGTAGCGACCGGCAAAGAAAGCCAACGCTCTATCGATTCCAACAGCCAGCCCGACTACCGCGAAAAACTGGAAGTTGAACTGAAAGAACTCCGCGACAGCGAAATGTGGCAAGCTGGTAAAACAGTAAGAAGCCTCCGTCCTGAAAATCAGGCAGCTCCAGCTAAAAAAGCAGCTGAAGTAGCGAATTAATCATACTGCAAGGCACCAAAGGCGCAAAGTTCATCTGTTTCTCTTTGCGCCTTTGTGTCTCTGCACAAAGACCTCTCCCCGGAGTATACCACAAGAATCACATGAGCTTACCTGCGTCCCATACTACAGCACTCGAATTTCATAAAGCCGCCCTCCGGCTAAAGAAAGTAGTGACTAAAACACCCCTGGTGTTGAATCAGAGCCTTTCCCGTAAATACCAGTGCAACGTATACCTGAAAAGGGAAGACCTCCAGGTAGTCCGTTCTTACAAACTGCGGGGCGCCTACAATATGATGAGCAGCCTGCCTGCTGATCAATTGCAGAAGGGCGTAGTATGTGCCAGCGCTGGCAACCATGCACAAGGATTTGCTTACTCCTGTAAAAAACTGGGTGCAAAAGGTGTGGTGTTTATGCCCATCATTACCCCCAACCAAAAGGTGAAGCAAACCAAAATGTTTGGCGAAGACCATATTGAGGTCGTGCTGGTGGGAGATACCTTTGATGACTGTGCCATTGCAGCCAAAGAATACACAGAAAAGAATGGCTTGACCTTCATTCCTCCTTTTGATGATTACCGCATCATTGAAGGACAGGGCACAGTGGCGGTAGAGATATTGGAAGAACAAGCTGATATAGATTATGTGTTTATTCCTGT encodes:
- the ilvB gene encoding biosynthetic-type acetolactate synthase large subunit, with product MSSTIEMAPKKIQTKDKATSLSGSQAVLEAFLAEGVDTIFGYPGGAIMPIYDALYDYQERLNHILVRHEQGGIHAAQGYARTSGRTGVVFATSGPGATNLVTGLADAMIDSTPLVCITGQVFAHLLGTDAFQETDVINITTPVTKWNYQVTDATEIPSVLAKAFYIAKSGRPGPVLIDITKNAQIQKFDYEGYEKCNHIRSYRPKPIVRKEYVEQAAKMINEAERPFVIFGQGVILGKAETEFLKFIEKAGIPTAWTILGESAIPTDHPLAVGMLGMHGNYGPNVLTNECDVLIAIGMRFDDRVTGRLDKYARQAKVIHLDIDPAEIDKNVKSAVPVWGDCKETLPLLTELIAPKVYPQWLQKFREYQQQEEETCINPELNPTSDEMTMGEVIRTLNELTGGDAVIVTDVGQHQMVACRYAKFTQSKSNVTSGGLGTMGFALPAAVGAKFGAPSRTVVAIIGDGGFQMTLQELGTIMQFDVDVKILILNNQFLGMVRQWQQLFHDKRYSFVNITSPDFVQVAKGYRIEGNSISERDKLKAAVKTMLDHKGAYLLEVMVGKENNVFPMVPQGCSVAEIRLK
- the ilvC gene encoding ketol-acid reductoisomerase translates to MAKLNFGGVEENVVTREEFPLAKAQAVLKNEVVAVIGYGVQGPGQALNQKDNGINVIVGQRKNSKTWDKAVRDGFVPGETLFEIEEALQRGTVICYLLSDAAQIALWPTVQKHLTPGKALYFSHGFGITFNEQTGIVPPKDVDVFLVAPKGSGTSLRRMFLQGRGLNSSYAIFQDATGKAKERVIALGIAVGSGYLFETDFRKEVYSDLTGERGTLMGAIQGIFAAQYEVLRKKGHTPSEAFNETVEELTQSLMPLVAENGMDWMYANCSTTAQRGALDWWKKFRDATLPVFTELYESVATGKESQRSIDSNSQPDYREKLEVELKELRDSEMWQAGKTVRSLRPENQAAPAKKAAEVAN
- the ilvN gene encoding acetolactate synthase small subunit gives rise to the protein MSKQEFTVTVYTENQIGLLNRIAIIFSRRKINIESLNTSPSEVEGIHRFTIVINEVEEVVKKLARQIEKQVEVLKAYYNTNEEIVWQELAMYKVPTDEIAEKVKVERLLREYGARAVVIRKDYTIFETTGQREETDKLISVLEPYGLIEFVRSARVAIIKASSGFHEKLKEFEQTEPGEEVIENEFLDKQDEVFTM
- the ilvD gene encoding dihydroxy-acid dehydratase codes for the protein MKELNKYSKTITQDVTQPAAQAMLYGIGLTDEDLKKAQVGIVSMGYDGNTCNMHLNDLAKVVKQGVWDNDLVGLIFNTIGVSDGISNGTEGMRYSLVSRDIIADSIEAVCGAQYYDGVIALPGCDKNMPGSLIAMGRLNRPAIMVYGGTIAPGHYKGQDLNIVSSFEALGQKIAGNLSEEDFKGIVRHSCPGAGACGGMYTANTMASAIEALGMSLPYSSSNPALSEDKQKECIEAGKAIRLLLEKDIKPKDIMTRKAFENAITVIMILGGSTNAVLHLIAMAKSVDVPLTQDDFQAISNKIPVLADFKPSGKYLMQDLHQYGGVPAVMKYLLKKGLLHGDCLTVTGKTLAENLAEAPDLDFDQQKIILPLETPIKQTGHLQILYGNLAEKGSVAKISGKEGERFEGPARVFDGEFELIKGINTGKIKAGDVVVIRHVGPKGAPGMPEMLKPTSAIIGAGLGKSIALITDGRFSGGTHGFVVGHITPEAFEGGLIALVQDEDIIELDATKNTIVLKVPDNIIAERRAKWAQPALKVTKGLLFKYAKSVKDASEGCVTDEN